From Carya illinoinensis cultivar Pawnee chromosome 5, C.illinoinensisPawnee_v1, whole genome shotgun sequence, one genomic window encodes:
- the LOC122310864 gene encoding myb family transcription factor PHL7-like isoform X3 has translation MPVLPRSNACVGRMSFMSVLLMLWHNLVGPTDSSGATPKGVLRVMGVQGLTIYHVKSHLQKYRLAKYLPDSSSDGKKADMKETGDMPSSLDGSSGMQINEALKLQVEVQKRLHEQLEVQRQLQLRIEAQGKYLKKIIEEQQRLGGVHSETSGSEVPGPASGDNCPDSDNKTDPATPVPTSEGPLQDKAAKERAPASLSIDESFSSRHEPLTPDSGCHLSSPAESPKGERLIKKQRVLVGGTYAKPEMVLPHQILESSCTSYHQQQHSIFLSREQFEPSSGISIRNEDHMEKFGAN, from the exons ATGCCAGTCTTGCCTCGAAGCAACGCTTGCGTTGGACGCATGAGCTTCATGAGCGTTTTGTTGATGCTGTGGCACAACTTGGTGGGGCCGACC GATTCATCGG GGGCTACACCCAAAGGTGTCCTCAGAGTAATGGGTGTTCAAGGTCTAACAATATATCATGTCAAAAGCCATTTACAG AAATACCGGCTTGCAAAATATCTCCCTGACTCATCATCAGATG GGAAAAAAGCTGATATGAAAGAAACTGGGGATATGCCATCAAGTTTGGATGGTTCATC TGGGATGCAAATAAATGAAGCCCTCAAGCTGCAGGTGGAGGTGCAGAAGCGACTGCATGAGCAATTAGAG GTTCAGAGGCAGCTACAGTTACGGATAGAAGCCCAGGGCAAATACTTGAAGAAGATAATCGAGGAGCAACAACGGCTTGGTGGAGTTCATTCAGAAACATCTGGTTCTGAGGTCCCAGGTCCAGCATCAGGTGACAATTGCCCAGATTCTGACAATAAGACTGACCCAGCAACCCCTGTTCCAACCTCTGAAGGCCCCCTACAAGACAAGGCTGCCAAGGAACGTGCCCCTGCCAGCCTTTCCATTGATGAATCTTTCTCATCTCGCCATGAACCATTGACTCCAGATTCTGGTTGCCATCTCAGTTCCCCAGCCGAGAGTCCCAAAGGTGAGAGGTTGATTAAGAAGCAAAGAGTCCTTGTGGGTGGAACATATGCTAAACCAGAAATGGTGCTTCCACATCAGATACTTGAGTCGAGTTGCACCTCATACCACCAGCAGCAACACTCCATTTTTCTGTCCAGAGAGCAGTTTGAACCTTCATCGGGTATATCAATCAGGAACGAAGATCACATGGAAAAGTTTGGGGCAAACTGA
- the LOC122310864 gene encoding myb family transcription factor PHL7-like isoform X1, which yields MDPNTGGNSHNNASLASKQRLRWTHELHERFVDAVAQLGGADRATPKGVLRVMGVQGLTIYHVKSHLQKYRLAKYLPDSSSDGKKADMKETGDMPSSLDGSSGMQINEALKLQVEVQKRLHEQLEVQRQLQLRIEAQGKYLKKIIEEQQRLGGVHSETSGSEVPGPASGDNCPDSDNKTDPATPVPTSEGPLQDKAAKERAPASLSIDESFSSRHEPLTPDSGCHLSSPAESPKGERLIKKQRVLVGGTYAKPEMVLPHQILESSCTSYHQQQHSIFLSREQFEPSSGISIRNEDHMEKFGAN from the exons ATGGACCCAAACACTGGAGGAAACAGTCACAACAATGCCAGTCTTGCCTCGAAGCAACGCTTGCGTTGGACGCATGAGCTTCATGAGCGTTTTGTTGATGCTGTGGCACAACTTGGTGGGGCCGACC GGGCTACACCCAAAGGTGTCCTCAGAGTAATGGGTGTTCAAGGTCTAACAATATATCATGTCAAAAGCCATTTACAG AAATACCGGCTTGCAAAATATCTCCCTGACTCATCATCAGATG GGAAAAAAGCTGATATGAAAGAAACTGGGGATATGCCATCAAGTTTGGATGGTTCATC TGGGATGCAAATAAATGAAGCCCTCAAGCTGCAGGTGGAGGTGCAGAAGCGACTGCATGAGCAATTAGAG GTTCAGAGGCAGCTACAGTTACGGATAGAAGCCCAGGGCAAATACTTGAAGAAGATAATCGAGGAGCAACAACGGCTTGGTGGAGTTCATTCAGAAACATCTGGTTCTGAGGTCCCAGGTCCAGCATCAGGTGACAATTGCCCAGATTCTGACAATAAGACTGACCCAGCAACCCCTGTTCCAACCTCTGAAGGCCCCCTACAAGACAAGGCTGCCAAGGAACGTGCCCCTGCCAGCCTTTCCATTGATGAATCTTTCTCATCTCGCCATGAACCATTGACTCCAGATTCTGGTTGCCATCTCAGTTCCCCAGCCGAGAGTCCCAAAGGTGAGAGGTTGATTAAGAAGCAAAGAGTCCTTGTGGGTGGAACATATGCTAAACCAGAAATGGTGCTTCCACATCAGATACTTGAGTCGAGTTGCACCTCATACCACCAGCAGCAACACTCCATTTTTCTGTCCAGAGAGCAGTTTGAACCTTCATCGGGTATATCAATCAGGAACGAAGATCACATGGAAAAGTTTGGGGCAAACTGA
- the LOC122310724 gene encoding phytosulfokine receptor 1, whose product MGAQGFWLTIILLCFCFQSRLLNSQNLTCNPNDLSALEDFLKGLESVIEGWGNNSSDCCAWPGVTCEPSSPNRVVKLELHNRRISGRLSESLGTLKQLKTLNLSQNLLRDSLPVSLFHLPYLEALNLSSNKFSGPIPASIDLPSIQSIDLSQNGLKGSIPAGICHNSTRIQVLNLAFNDFSGNLTPGLGNCSSLENLNLGTNYLTGGLSDDLYGLKRLKRLGVQDNKLSGPLSGGIGNLTNLLRLDISSNGFTGSIPDNFYDLTRLEEFVAHSNNFTGQIPPSLSNLSSLTLLNLRNNSLEGPINLNCSEMARLASLHLGTNRFTGPVPANLPSCRHLRNINLSRNNFSGKIPESFKTFQSLSYLSISNSSLSNLWSALSILQQCRTLTTLVLTLNFHDEELPADPNLQFENLEVLIIANCRLTGSIPQWLSSCTKLRLLDLSWNRLGRTIPEWFGDFHFLFYLDLSNNSFTGEIPKNITSLESLIDRNISLVEPSPDFPFYLKRNVSARGLQYNQVSSFPPTLDLSHNNLSGTLWPEFGKLKRLHILDLKFNNLSGQIPSNLSGMRSLETLDLSHNNFTGIIPPELEKLSFLSYFNVASNHLSGEIPSGGQFQTFPNSSFEGNDFCGSSCHPSVEQGRPGSPKKSGENRGPIIGMAIGIVSGTTFLFVLMIMIVLRATSRREIDPEREDADTNGKDLEDLGSRLVVLFQNMENNKELSLDDLLKSTNNFDQANIIGCGGFGLVYRATLPDGQKVAIKRLSGDCGQMEREFRAEVETLSRAQHPNLVHLQGYCMFKNDRLLIYSYMENSSLDYWLHEKLDGPSSLDWDTRLQIAQGAARGLSYLHQSCEPHILHRDIKSSNILLDGKFEAHLADFGLARLILPYDTHVTTDLVGTLGYIPPEYGQASVATYKGDVYSFGVVLLELLTGKRPMDMCKPKGSQDLISWVFQMKKENRQNEVFDPLIYDKQHDREMLWVLEIACLCLSGSPKVRPSTQQLVFWLDNININI is encoded by the coding sequence ATGGGTGCTCAAGGTTTCTGGTTGACGATTATTCTTCTCTGCTTCTGCTTCCAATCCCGCCTTCTGAATTCCCAGAACCTGACGTGCAATCCAAATGACCTGTCGGCGTTGGAGGATTTCTTGAAAGGTTTGGAGTCGGTAATCGAGGGTTGGGGCAACAATTCTTCTGATTGCTGTGCTTGGCCAGGCGTCACTTGCGAACCTTCCTCCCCCAATAGAGTTGTTAAGTTGGAGCTCCACAATAGAAGAATAAGTGGTAGACTCTCTGAATCATTAGGCACCTTGAAACAGCTCAAAACCCTCAATCTCTCGCAAAATTTGCTCCGAGACTCGCTTCCTGTTTCACTGTTTCATTTGCCTTATTTAGAGGCCCTGAACTTGAGCTCTAACAAATTTTCAGGCCCGATTCCAGCAAGCATTGATTTACCTTCAATCCAGTCCATCGACTTATCTCAGAACGGCTTGAAAGGTTCTATTCCCGCTGGCATCTGCCATAATTCAACGCGAATTCAGGTTCTGAATCTAGCCTTCAACGACTTCTCTGGTAATCTTACACCGGGTCTGGGGAATTGTAGCTCATTGGAGAACCTCAATCTCGGCACGAATTACCTCACTGGTGGTTTGTCTGATGATTTATATGGGCTAAAGAGATTGAAGCGGTTGGGTGTTCAAGACAACAAGCTTTCTGGTCCGCTAAGCGGGGGAATCGGTAACCTTACTAACCTTCTTCGTTTGGATATATCCTCTAATGGCTTTACAGGAAGTATCCCAGATAATTTCTATGACCTCACAAGGTTAGAGGAGTTTGTCGCCCATTCAAACAATTTCACTGGTCAGATACCACCGTCCTTGTCCAATTTATCCAGTCTCACTTTGCTTAATTTGAGGAACAATTCCTTGGAGGGTCCAATTAATCTTAATTGTTCAGAAATGGCTAGATTGGCCTCTCTTCATTTAGGTACTAATCGGTTCACTGGGCCTGTGCCTGCTAATCTTCCCTCTTGTCGACATTTGAGGAACATAAATCTTTCCCGGAACAACTTCAGTGGCAAAATCCCAGAAAGCTTCAAGACATTTCAGAGTCTCTCTTACCTCTCAATCTCCAATTCCAGTCTCTCAAATCTTTGGTCTGCCCTTTCAATCCTACAGCAATGCCGAACCCTAACCACTTTGGTCCTGACCCTGAACTTCCATGATGAGGAATTGCCGGCTGATCCTAATCTGCAATTTGAAAACCTTGAAGTTCTCATTATTGCAAATTGTAGACTCACTGGTTCAATTCCACAATGGTTGAGCAGTTGTACTAAATTGCGGTTGTTGGATTTATCATGGAACCGGTTGGGCAGAACAATCCCAGAGTGGTTTGGcgactttcattttctcttttacttGGACCTATCAAACAACTCATTTACTGGGGAAATTCCAAAAAACATAACAAGTTTAGAGAGTCTCATAGACAGGAATATCTCATTGGTGGAACCTTCCCCAGATTTCCCTTTTTACTTGAAGAGGAATGTGAGTGCAAGAGGATTGCAGTATAACCAAGTTTCGAGCTTTCCACCAACACTGGACCTAAGTCACAACAATCTTAGTGGAACACTCTGGCCAGAGTTTGGCAAACTGAAAAGGCTCCATATTTTGGATTTGAAATTTAACAATTTGTCTGGACAAATTCCTAGCAATTTATCGGGGATGAGGAGCTTAGAGACTCTGGATTTGTCTCACAACAATTTTACAGGGATAATACCACCTGAATTGGAAAAACTCAGCTTTTTGTCCTACTTTAATGTTGCGAGCAATCATCTAAGTGGGGAGATCCCTTCAGGAGGCCAGTTTCAAACATTCCCAAATTCAAGCTTTGAAGGTAATGACTTTTGTGGATCCTCTTGTCATCCATCAGTAGAGCAAGGAAGACCTGGATCGCCAaaaaaatcaggagaaaacAGAGGACCTATCATTGGAATGGCTATTGGAATTGTTTCTGGAACAACTTTCCTTTTTGTCCTTATGATCATGATTGTGTTGCGGGCAACTAGCCGAAGAGAGATTGATCCTGAGAGAGAGGATGCTGACACAAACGGTAAAGATTTGGAAGACCTAGGGTCACGATTAGTGGTTTTGTTCCAAAACATGGAGAATAATAAAGAGCTGTCCCTTGATGACCTTCTAAAATCTACCAACAATTTTGACCAAGCAAACATCATTGGCTGTGGGGGATTTGGTCTGGTTTACAGAGCCACCCTCCCTGATGGTCAGAAAGTTGCAATCAAACGTCTCTCCGGTGACTGTGGTCAGATGGAACGAGAATTTCGTGCTGAAGTTGAAACCCTCTCAAGAGCTCAGCATCCAAATCTCGTACATCTTCAAGGGTATTGCATGTTCAAAAATGACAGGCTCTTAATATACTCTTACATGGAAAACAGTAGCTTGGATTATTGGTTACATGAAAAACTTGACGGCCCATCCTCTCTAGATTGGGATACTAGGCTTCAAATTGCTCAAGGGGCAGCAAGAGGGCTTTCGTATTTGCACCAATCATGCGAGCCCCATATCCTTCACAGGGATATAAAGTCAAGTAACATTCTTTTAGATGGAAAATTTGAAGCCCACTTAGCGGATTTTGGTCTCGCAAGGCTTATACTCCCCTATGACACTCATGTCACCACTGATCTTGTAGGGACACTAGGCTACATCCCTCCTGAATATGGACAAGCCTCTGTTGCAACTTACAAGGGAGATGTGTATAGTTTTGGGGTAGTTCTGCTGGAACTTCTGACTGGAAAAAGGCCCATGGACATGTGCAAGCCGAAAGGATCCCAGGATTTAATTTCTTGGGTATTTCAGATGAAGAAAGAGAATCGCCAGAATGAGGTGTTTGATCCATTAATATATGATAAGCAGCATGATAGGGAGATGTTGTGGGTGCTTGAGATTGCATGCCTTTGCTTAAGCGGAAGCCCTAAGGTGAGACCTTCAACCCAGCAGCTAGTTTTTTGGCTTGACAACATCAACATCAACATCTAG
- the LOC122310864 gene encoding myb family transcription factor PHL7-like isoform X4 — protein MPVLPRSNACVGRMSFMSVLLMLWHNLVGPTDSSGATPKGVLRVMGVQGLTIYHVKSHLQKYRLAKYLPDSSSDADMKETGDMPSSLDGSSGMQINEALKLQVEVQKRLHEQLEVQRQLQLRIEAQGKYLKKIIEEQQRLGGVHSETSGSEVPGPASGDNCPDSDNKTDPATPVPTSEGPLQDKAAKERAPASLSIDESFSSRHEPLTPDSGCHLSSPAESPKGERLIKKQRVLVGGTYAKPEMVLPHQILESSCTSYHQQQHSIFLSREQFEPSSGISIRNEDHMEKFGAN, from the exons ATGCCAGTCTTGCCTCGAAGCAACGCTTGCGTTGGACGCATGAGCTTCATGAGCGTTTTGTTGATGCTGTGGCACAACTTGGTGGGGCCGACC GATTCATCGG GGGCTACACCCAAAGGTGTCCTCAGAGTAATGGGTGTTCAAGGTCTAACAATATATCATGTCAAAAGCCATTTACAG AAATACCGGCTTGCAAAATATCTCCCTGACTCATCATCAGATG CTGATATGAAAGAAACTGGGGATATGCCATCAAGTTTGGATGGTTCATC TGGGATGCAAATAAATGAAGCCCTCAAGCTGCAGGTGGAGGTGCAGAAGCGACTGCATGAGCAATTAGAG GTTCAGAGGCAGCTACAGTTACGGATAGAAGCCCAGGGCAAATACTTGAAGAAGATAATCGAGGAGCAACAACGGCTTGGTGGAGTTCATTCAGAAACATCTGGTTCTGAGGTCCCAGGTCCAGCATCAGGTGACAATTGCCCAGATTCTGACAATAAGACTGACCCAGCAACCCCTGTTCCAACCTCTGAAGGCCCCCTACAAGACAAGGCTGCCAAGGAACGTGCCCCTGCCAGCCTTTCCATTGATGAATCTTTCTCATCTCGCCATGAACCATTGACTCCAGATTCTGGTTGCCATCTCAGTTCCCCAGCCGAGAGTCCCAAAGGTGAGAGGTTGATTAAGAAGCAAAGAGTCCTTGTGGGTGGAACATATGCTAAACCAGAAATGGTGCTTCCACATCAGATACTTGAGTCGAGTTGCACCTCATACCACCAGCAGCAACACTCCATTTTTCTGTCCAGAGAGCAGTTTGAACCTTCATCGGGTATATCAATCAGGAACGAAGATCACATGGAAAAGTTTGGGGCAAACTGA
- the LOC122310864 gene encoding myb family transcription factor PHL7-like isoform X2, with amino-acid sequence MDPNTGGNSHNNASLASKQRLRWTHELHERFVDAVAQLGGADRATPKGVLRVMGVQGLTIYHVKSHLQKYRLAKYLPDSSSDADMKETGDMPSSLDGSSGMQINEALKLQVEVQKRLHEQLEVQRQLQLRIEAQGKYLKKIIEEQQRLGGVHSETSGSEVPGPASGDNCPDSDNKTDPATPVPTSEGPLQDKAAKERAPASLSIDESFSSRHEPLTPDSGCHLSSPAESPKGERLIKKQRVLVGGTYAKPEMVLPHQILESSCTSYHQQQHSIFLSREQFEPSSGISIRNEDHMEKFGAN; translated from the exons ATGGACCCAAACACTGGAGGAAACAGTCACAACAATGCCAGTCTTGCCTCGAAGCAACGCTTGCGTTGGACGCATGAGCTTCATGAGCGTTTTGTTGATGCTGTGGCACAACTTGGTGGGGCCGACC GGGCTACACCCAAAGGTGTCCTCAGAGTAATGGGTGTTCAAGGTCTAACAATATATCATGTCAAAAGCCATTTACAG AAATACCGGCTTGCAAAATATCTCCCTGACTCATCATCAGATG CTGATATGAAAGAAACTGGGGATATGCCATCAAGTTTGGATGGTTCATC TGGGATGCAAATAAATGAAGCCCTCAAGCTGCAGGTGGAGGTGCAGAAGCGACTGCATGAGCAATTAGAG GTTCAGAGGCAGCTACAGTTACGGATAGAAGCCCAGGGCAAATACTTGAAGAAGATAATCGAGGAGCAACAACGGCTTGGTGGAGTTCATTCAGAAACATCTGGTTCTGAGGTCCCAGGTCCAGCATCAGGTGACAATTGCCCAGATTCTGACAATAAGACTGACCCAGCAACCCCTGTTCCAACCTCTGAAGGCCCCCTACAAGACAAGGCTGCCAAGGAACGTGCCCCTGCCAGCCTTTCCATTGATGAATCTTTCTCATCTCGCCATGAACCATTGACTCCAGATTCTGGTTGCCATCTCAGTTCCCCAGCCGAGAGTCCCAAAGGTGAGAGGTTGATTAAGAAGCAAAGAGTCCTTGTGGGTGGAACATATGCTAAACCAGAAATGGTGCTTCCACATCAGATACTTGAGTCGAGTTGCACCTCATACCACCAGCAGCAACACTCCATTTTTCTGTCCAGAGAGCAGTTTGAACCTTCATCGGGTATATCAATCAGGAACGAAGATCACATGGAAAAGTTTGGGGCAAACTGA